A stretch of Planctomycetota bacterium DNA encodes these proteins:
- a CDS encoding DUF309 domain-containing protein has translation MKDDPRYREGIRAFNEGDYYAAHDAWESLWLERFGEEKDFLQGLILCAVALHHYERGNWNGARSRFRLALEKLEKYPAEYGGIDLLNFVRRMRGALHRLLTEASPPPLDPRRVPKIRPPGDSGLPPDAPGL, from the coding sequence GTGAAGGACGACCCCCGGTATCGAGAGGGCATCCGCGCGTTCAACGAAGGCGACTACTACGCCGCCCACGACGCGTGGGAATCGCTCTGGCTGGAGCGCTTCGGGGAGGAAAAGGACTTCCTCCAGGGACTGATCCTGTGCGCCGTGGCCCTCCACCATTACGAACGCGGGAACTGGAACGGGGCACGGTCGCGGTTCCGCCTGGCCCTGGAGAAGCTGGAAAAGTATCCGGCCGAGTACGGCGGGATCGATCTTCTCAACTTCGTACGCCGCATGCGGGGGGCCCTGCATCGGCTTCTCACCGAGGCGTCTCCGCCCCCCTTGGATCCCCGCCGGGTCCCGAAGATCCGCCCCCCGGGCGATTCGGGCTTGCCCCCCGACGCTCCGGGTCTATAA
- a CDS encoding DUF4149 domain-containing protein, protein MIRAGYAVYFLALALWVGGLAALSLVAAPVVFKTAPSRPVAGEIFGSVLRAFGYVEMACAAVLAVSSVVLGLRSPEEGWVKGVRLALVGLMLLLLVTYALGVHPAIAQERARIPNFAALGEGDPARARFDRLHRWSVRLVGANLLIGAALLVFSAAVLKPAR, encoded by the coding sequence ATGATCCGGGCGGGGTACGCGGTCTACTTCCTGGCTCTGGCTCTCTGGGTCGGAGGGCTGGCTGCCCTCTCCCTGGTCGCCGCCCCGGTCGTCTTCAAGACCGCCCCCTCTCGACCCGTCGCCGGCGAAATCTTCGGGTCCGTCCTTCGGGCGTTCGGCTACGTGGAGATGGCCTGCGCGGCGGTCCTGGCGGTCTCCTCGGTCGTCCTGGGACTCCGATCGCCGGAAGAAGGGTGGGTAAAGGGCGTTCGTCTGGCCCTGGTGGGGCTCATGCTGCTGCTTCTGGTGACCTATGCGCTGGGGGTCCACCCCGCGATCGCCCAGGAACGGGCCCGGATCCCCAACTTCGCCGCCCTGGGCGAAGGGGATCCCGCCCGGGCGCGCTTCGACCGCCTCCACCGCTGGTCCGTCCGCCTCGTGGGCGCCAATCTCCTGATCGGAGCGGCGCTTCTGGTTTTCTCGGCCGCGGTGCTGAAACCGGCGCGGTGA